The Bacteriovorax sp. Seq25_V genome includes a region encoding these proteins:
- the lnt gene encoding apolipoprotein N-acyltransferase, with protein MKYKNEIIFFIGGALYALAFPFFETSYFMPGIIISSAIFLSQFFNSGLTLKKKLFNTLIYIWGYNCVGYYWLNFTLFEFGGLYPPFNILMWQLFTLIIAPHILLFTCISHYVQKRFSTTIIYPAILVFVYTTLEYYIPQQFPAHLGHPWQVLTPYLNLAGIFGVPFYSALTMLIAVGIILKKQKIRKSNLYLVLSLVLLTINFLAGKIESKTNEELNLRIVQANIGNDLKLKSEQGLQLAASQVVNTYKAMSLKDLPSDTDLVIWPETAYPRVLSTTHSPKAPWELQDTIERSGAKLFIGTYDLAHQRMDSYEQQYNTAIQFNADSTMDKVYHKRVLIPFGEGLPFGSLNRHIAPYVRNISFFAKGQNSTVFTLRSSKFISLICYEILFPEYLRSYLNSVDDEVSFMMNLTNDSWYGPYAEQEQHLFLAKWRSYEFGLPLVRATNTGISLGMNANGQEIARTKNFEQTTLDFKFNSVKYEPSLYLKYGFLNYTGLMIFIFGLIGITSKIPLLKDRAF; from the coding sequence ATGAAATATAAAAACGAAATTATCTTCTTCATTGGTGGTGCTCTTTACGCTCTCGCCTTTCCATTTTTTGAAACATCATATTTTATGCCAGGAATAATTATTTCCAGTGCAATTTTTCTTTCTCAGTTTTTTAATTCAGGGCTGACTTTAAAAAAGAAACTCTTCAATACTTTGATTTATATATGGGGCTATAACTGTGTAGGGTATTACTGGCTAAACTTTACTCTTTTCGAGTTTGGTGGACTCTACCCTCCTTTTAATATACTCATGTGGCAATTGTTCACTCTAATCATTGCTCCACATATTCTTCTATTTACTTGCATCTCACACTATGTACAGAAGAGATTTTCAACAACAATCATTTATCCTGCAATTTTAGTCTTCGTTTACACGACTCTCGAATACTACATTCCTCAGCAGTTTCCCGCCCACCTGGGACACCCATGGCAAGTACTAACCCCATATCTTAACCTTGCAGGAATTTTTGGAGTGCCTTTCTACTCTGCTCTAACAATGCTGATAGCAGTTGGAATTATCTTAAAGAAGCAAAAGATAAGAAAAAGTAATCTTTATCTGGTCCTTTCATTGGTTCTACTGACAATCAACTTTCTTGCAGGAAAGATAGAATCAAAAACAAATGAAGAATTAAACCTCAGAATTGTGCAAGCAAATATAGGAAATGATCTTAAATTAAAATCAGAGCAAGGATTGCAACTAGCAGCTTCTCAAGTAGTAAATACATATAAGGCGATGTCTCTAAAAGATCTTCCAAGTGACACTGATCTCGTAATTTGGCCAGAGACGGCTTATCCACGTGTTCTTTCGACGACTCACTCTCCTAAGGCACCTTGGGAACTTCAGGATACGATTGAAAGAAGTGGTGCTAAATTATTTATTGGTACTTACGACCTTGCTCATCAAAGAATGGACTCATACGAGCAACAGTATAATACTGCCATACAGTTTAATGCAGATTCAACAATGGATAAGGTCTATCACAAGAGAGTCCTAATCCCTTTTGGAGAAGGTCTTCCATTTGGCTCTCTTAATCGTCATATCGCTCCTTATGTTAGAAATATTTCCTTTTTTGCAAAGGGACAAAACTCGACTGTCTTCACTTTAAGGAGTTCAAAGTTTATTAGTCTAATATGCTATGAAATTCTTTTTCCTGAATACTTAAGAAGTTATTTAAACTCTGTCGATGATGAGGTTTCTTTTATGATGAATCTCACTAATGATTCTTGGTATGGTCCTTATGCTGAACAAGAGCAACATCTCTTCCTTGCTAAATGGAGAAGCTATGAATTTGGGCTACCACTTGTACGAGCAACAAACACTGGTATCTCACTTGGAATGAATGCAAATGGACAAGAGATTGCAAGAACTAAGAATTTTGAACAGACTACATTAGATTTTAAATTTAATAGTGTGAAGTATGAGCCCTCGTTATATTTAAAATATGGTTTTTTAAATTATACTGGGCTCATGATTTTTATATTTGGACTTATTGGAATTACTTCGAAAATCCCTCTTTTAAAAGATCGTGCATTCTAA
- a CDS encoding S8 family peptidase, with protein sequence MKQFLTRPFILAASLLAVTSLTFAETPSISLNDLKQKITKPEFQKESFDSESILKSRYVSWGVQPENQSSSINIVDAWKKFEGKKEIVVAVIDTGIDPTHPFLKDNLYTKNGTASSTNYGMDFSKSTKNKLQPIDTHGHGTHVSGIIKSVFPKVKILPLKYYDKTASGKDNLDSTIAALRYAVDSGVDIINYSGGGPEPDYAELEILKKAEAKGILVVAAAGNEESNIDQEKNAYFPASYKLSNIITVTAYNQSLQILSSSNYGKNSVDVAAPGYRIKSALNFGKAGFLTGTSQATAFVSGVAALLKAQFPEITAAQMKKVITESAKKEFSFVNKCKSEGRVDAAKAQELAAKLLNHGNDSKVAKNEKSRDVANSKTTGKIIYRLNR encoded by the coding sequence TTGAAGCAATTTTTAACACGTCCATTTATCCTTGCTGCATCACTTTTAGCTGTTACTTCGCTCACGTTTGCTGAAACTCCTTCGATCTCTTTAAATGATCTTAAGCAAAAGATTACTAAGCCAGAATTTCAAAAAGAATCATTTGATTCTGAAAGCATCTTAAAGTCACGTTATGTGAGCTGGGGTGTTCAACCAGAGAACCAATCATCATCTATTAATATTGTAGATGCTTGGAAGAAGTTTGAAGGTAAGAAAGAAATCGTTGTGGCCGTTATTGATACAGGAATTGATCCAACTCACCCATTCTTAAAAGATAATCTTTATACAAAGAATGGTACGGCATCTTCTACAAATTACGGAATGGACTTTTCTAAAAGTACTAAAAATAAGCTTCAACCAATTGATACTCACGGACATGGAACTCACGTTTCAGGGATTATTAAAAGTGTATTCCCAAAAGTAAAAATTCTACCATTAAAGTATTATGATAAAACAGCATCAGGTAAAGATAATCTAGATTCTACAATCGCTGCACTTAGATACGCAGTTGATAGTGGTGTCGATATTATTAACTACTCAGGTGGAGGTCCAGAGCCAGATTATGCAGAACTTGAAATCCTTAAGAAAGCTGAAGCAAAAGGAATTCTAGTTGTAGCTGCTGCTGGTAATGAAGAGTCAAATATTGACCAAGAAAAGAACGCTTACTTTCCAGCAAGCTATAAACTTAGCAACATTATTACAGTAACTGCTTATAATCAAAGTCTACAAATTCTAAGCTCTTCTAACTACGGAAAGAACAGCGTAGACGTAGCAGCACCAGGTTACAGAATTAAGTCTGCACTTAACTTTGGAAAAGCAGGTTTCTTAACTGGAACAAGTCAAGCGACAGCATTTGTTTCTGGAGTAGCAGCTCTTTTAAAAGCTCAATTCCCAGAAATTACAGCTGCTCAAATGAAGAAAGTAATTACAGAATCAGCAAAGAAAGAATTTAGCTTTGTTAATAAGTGTAAATCAGAAGGAAGAGTTGATGCAGCTAAAGCTCAAGAGCTAGCAGCAAAATTACTTAACCACGGAAATGATTCAAAAGTTGCAAAGAATGAGAAATCAAGAGATGTAGCAAACTCTAAAACAACGGGAAAAATCATCTATAGACTTAACCGTTAA
- a CDS encoding DNA gyrase inhibitor YacG: protein MEKKKLNIPCAKCKTTFEYYSSEFRPFCSEKCQMQDLGMWLNESYTVPSEEALTESDLEHVLREKEKEFYEH from the coding sequence ATGGAAAAGAAAAAATTAAATATTCCGTGTGCAAAATGTAAGACGACATTTGAATATTATTCAAGTGAATTTCGTCCATTTTGTAGCGAAAAATGTCAAATGCAAGATCTCGGTATGTGGTTAAATGAAAGCTACACTGTTCCAAGTGAAGAAGCTTTAACAGAGTCTGATCTTGAGCACGTATTACGCGAAAAAGAAAAAGAATTTTATGAGCACTAA
- a CDS encoding TraR/DksA family transcriptional regulator produces the protein MDKEKLEYFKAKLLQMKSEILNSGILSKRDDLHISSDDLPDEADIAQNVIEQEISFNMRDRELNKLRHIEFALQRINEGSYGHCEDCDEPIAHKRLENQPWAEYCIAHAEERERSDHRFKRVS, from the coding sequence ATGGATAAGGAAAAATTAGAGTACTTCAAAGCAAAGCTTCTTCAAATGAAGTCTGAAATATTAAATAGCGGTATTCTTTCTAAAAGAGACGATTTACATATTTCTTCAGATGATCTTCCGGATGAAGCAGATATCGCTCAAAATGTAATTGAACAAGAAATCTCATTTAACATGAGAGATAGAGAATTAAATAAGTTAAGACACATAGAATTCGCACTTCAAAGAATCAACGAAGGAAGTTACGGACACTGTGAGGATTGTGATGAGCCAATTGCTCATAAAAGACTAGAGAATCAGCCATGGGCCGAATATTGTATTGCTCACGCTGAAGAAAGAGAAAGATCTGACCATCGTTTCAAGCGAGTTAGTTAA
- a CDS encoding FliG C-terminal domain-containing protein has translation MNLWSCYSPDYIEAEFNRMKEQLETVEMWQTLDDYREKFSGYFTEVSSQNCKIQLDEKYKNAYGRIHVQNPIFFHYPKRDMLFKKDIFTIETGNIISFKTPTEVKFRDLRVSKRFYYKYQDFKNISFHTDDSEIIHNHILTDISTTGLSFVVNQKDRNKISKNNKILIVSLTDQNLEEVLEARVIYLTPFKLSREANSELIQIGVEFTSPMDSISYRSISKIVKSKQEKIKGLDTTKFNGLNPDEFKRAISTIAQSNKQLALNIRERSEDIDRLRYLTIEMKRAFLLEVNHDLLACAMRMSSKELIFDLFSEVTDSIRDEFLEKLDEQKPASAINKAQDAICKFISEKERSGEIILDPRSYLKMV, from the coding sequence ATGAACCTTTGGTCTTGTTACTCTCCTGACTACATAGAGGCTGAGTTTAATCGCATGAAGGAACAACTTGAGACTGTCGAAATGTGGCAGACTCTTGATGACTATCGCGAAAAATTCTCTGGCTACTTCACAGAAGTATCAAGTCAAAATTGTAAAATCCAACTCGATGAAAAATATAAAAATGCTTATGGAAGAATCCATGTGCAAAACCCTATTTTCTTTCACTATCCAAAAAGAGATATGCTTTTTAAAAAAGATATCTTCACGATTGAAACCGGGAATATCATCAGTTTTAAAACTCCAACTGAAGTAAAATTTAGAGATCTTAGAGTTTCAAAACGTTTCTACTATAAATACCAAGATTTCAAGAATATCTCATTTCACACTGATGACTCTGAAATCATTCATAATCATATTCTTACTGATATTTCGACAACAGGTTTAAGTTTTGTTGTTAACCAGAAGGATAGGAATAAGATTAGTAAGAATAATAAAATCTTAATTGTAAGTCTTACTGATCAAAACCTTGAAGAAGTATTAGAAGCAAGGGTCATTTACCTTACTCCATTTAAACTTTCTCGCGAAGCGAATAGCGAACTTATTCAAATAGGTGTTGAGTTCACTTCGCCAATGGATTCGATTTCATACCGCTCTATTAGTAAAATAGTTAAATCGAAACAAGAGAAGATAAAAGGACTTGATACAACTAAATTCAATGGGCTAAACCCTGATGAATTTAAAAGAGCAATTTCAACTATTGCCCAGTCTAATAAGCAATTAGCCCTCAATATTAGGGAACGCTCCGAGGACATTGATCGCCTTCGCTACCTCACAATTGAAATGAAACGTGCCTTCTTACTCGAAGTGAATCATGATCTCCTAGCTTGTGCCATGAGAATGTCATCAAAAGAGTTAATCTTTGATCTATTTAGTGAAGTCACAGACAGTATCCGAGATGAATTCTTAGAAAAGCTTGATGAGCAAAAACCTGCTTCGGCAATTAACAAGGCCCAAGATGCTATATGTAAATTTATTAGTGAAAAGGAAAGAAGTGGGGAAATCATTTTAGATCCCCGCTCCTACTTAAAAATGGTCTAG
- a CDS encoding aminotransferase class IV encodes MRVEVISELSACNYKLNENSGYLYGQSVFTSSNLVDGELPFMEEHLERLQKGVAYLFNEKRPDFSPVRENLKLISSNGETTAANYIRITISKMNDEFLCLIYLGNKLLVTREVSLKTHRSLFNNGMPPYVKLGNYAFQFRAKIIAEAEGYDDVLMVHDRTGNILDTSTSNIFFTKGKSIFFAPLQFGVFDGILRRNLIEFCRDEKDIKLVEYDINVSSIADFDGAFITNSFSGIRVVKRIDDIELNESPLAEKFKKNGFLWKRKN; translated from the coding sequence GTGAGAGTAGAAGTTATTAGTGAGCTAAGTGCTTGTAATTATAAATTAAATGAGAACTCAGGCTATCTTTATGGGCAAAGTGTTTTCACTTCGTCAAATTTAGTCGACGGGGAGCTTCCATTTATGGAGGAGCACCTTGAAAGACTTCAAAAAGGTGTCGCATATCTCTTTAATGAAAAGAGGCCCGATTTTAGCCCTGTGAGAGAGAATTTGAAGCTAATTTCTAGCAACGGCGAGACAACCGCGGCTAATTATATCAGGATCACAATCTCTAAGATGAATGATGAATTTCTCTGTTTAATTTACCTTGGAAATAAGCTACTGGTCACCCGTGAGGTATCATTAAAAACTCATCGTTCCTTATTTAATAATGGTATGCCCCCATATGTAAAACTTGGAAATTACGCATTTCAGTTTAGAGCAAAAATTATTGCTGAAGCTGAGGGCTATGATGATGTCCTCATGGTGCATGATAGGACAGGAAATATTCTAGATACTTCGACATCTAATATTTTCTTCACGAAAGGAAAAAGTATTTTCTTCGCTCCATTACAATTTGGGGTATTTGATGGTATTTTAAGAAGAAATTTAATTGAATTCTGTCGTGATGAAAAAGACATCAAACTCGTGGAGTATGATATTAATGTCAGCTCTATTGCAGATTTTGATGGTGCTTTTATCACGAATAGTTTTAGTGGAATTAGAGTAGTTAAACGTATTGATGACATTGAGTTGAATGAAAGTCCGCTTGCCGAAAAGTTTAAGAAGAATGGTTTTTTATGGAAAAGAAAAAATTAA
- a CDS encoding acetohydroxy acid isomeroreductase catalytic domain protein, giving the protein MTKFLDNSILIIGYGAQAKAWALNFRDSGYAVNIGLRANSQSTQLAREAGFNVIDLDIDRLDHFQFLCFLTPDNSHNTILKNISNKLSTAQSLIFAHGFSVYYEKLDELYPHLNFLLLAPKAIASEVRFNFETKAPLTAVVDETLVTHFKEETQEAFEKLCKGLGVNIGPIHSSFKEEAEADLFSEQSILCSLIPFGARKSFEKLVQNGISEEIAYIECWHEVKLIANAMIKIGPQAFFSMISPNALLGGIKASELIFDKEMDRKLTQLFNDIKSGDFYRQTTHTDFQSLQSTVLNDWENTRLQQIYNTLGRELGKNS; this is encoded by the coding sequence ATGACTAAATTCTTAGATAACTCTATTCTTATCATAGGTTACGGTGCTCAGGCAAAGGCATGGGCGTTGAACTTTAGGGACTCAGGCTATGCTGTTAACATCGGCCTAAGAGCTAATAGCCAAAGTACACAGCTCGCGCGAGAAGCAGGTTTTAACGTTATAGACCTAGACATAGATCGACTTGACCATTTTCAGTTCCTCTGCTTCTTAACACCAGATAATAGTCACAACACTATTTTAAAAAATATTTCTAACAAGTTATCCACAGCTCAATCACTGATCTTTGCACATGGCTTTAGTGTTTATTATGAAAAGCTTGATGAACTCTATCCTCATCTTAATTTTCTACTTCTCGCACCAAAAGCAATTGCCAGTGAAGTAAGGTTTAACTTTGAAACAAAAGCTCCATTAACGGCAGTCGTAGATGAAACTTTGGTCACTCATTTTAAAGAAGAAACTCAAGAAGCATTTGAAAAGTTGTGCAAAGGACTTGGAGTTAATATTGGTCCCATCCATTCCTCATTTAAAGAAGAAGCGGAAGCTGATTTATTTTCAGAGCAAAGTATCCTTTGCTCTCTTATCCCTTTTGGAGCAAGAAAGTCATTTGAAAAGCTTGTGCAAAATGGCATCTCTGAGGAAATCGCATATATCGAATGCTGGCATGAGGTTAAGCTTATTGCAAATGCAATGATCAAGATTGGCCCCCAAGCTTTCTTCTCAATGATATCTCCAAATGCCCTTCTGGGAGGAATAAAGGCAAGTGAACTTATCTTTGATAAAGAGATGGATAGAAAGTTAACTCAATTATTCAATGACATTAAATCTGGTGATTTTTACAGGCAAACAACTCATACAGATTTTCAATCACTTCAATCTACTGTATTAAATGATTGGGAAAATACGAGACTACAACAGATATACAACACACTAGGAAGAGAACTTGGAAAAAACAGCTAA
- a CDS encoding HEAT repeat domain-containing protein, with protein sequence MKNLRITILTTLLISTSVSASVSTSQIKKVEASPIEQKFRKNLNKKEMMVLRDEVLNMKGKSVSSLIKVMKDKTFPDKNRWMATFLLGQVMGKKSAPFISKFSTHPDWIMRMASLKTLAALKQVQYKDIYKKLLSDSSMLVRYQALETVKTLALTDLAPNVWAMLYDKKNYHVSDKTKGSKRTHIIKNVITTVGELKFEKAKEPLLSMMQKEKYKDIHVEIDEALQKLYNKKSPQGSLKLKKNYWKKIKISNTLI encoded by the coding sequence ATGAAAAACTTACGAATTACCATTTTAACTACTTTATTGATTAGTACTTCTGTAAGTGCAAGTGTGAGTACTTCACAAATTAAGAAAGTTGAAGCCTCTCCAATAGAGCAGAAATTTAGAAAAAATTTAAATAAAAAAGAAATGATGGTTCTTCGTGATGAAGTTCTTAATATGAAAGGGAAGTCTGTCTCATCACTTATTAAAGTTATGAAAGATAAAACTTTTCCTGATAAGAATCGATGGATGGCAACTTTTTTACTAGGCCAAGTAATGGGAAAAAAATCTGCTCCATTTATATCAAAATTCTCAACGCACCCTGATTGGATTATGAGAATGGCTTCTCTTAAGACGCTGGCAGCGCTTAAGCAAGTTCAATATAAAGATATCTACAAAAAACTTTTAAGTGATAGTTCAATGCTTGTAAGATACCAGGCTCTTGAGACTGTAAAAACTTTAGCATTAACAGATCTTGCTCCAAATGTGTGGGCAATGCTTTATGATAAGAAGAATTATCATGTCAGCGATAAGACAAAAGGTTCTAAAAGAACTCATATAATTAAAAATGTTATTACGACAGTAGGTGAGCTAAAGTTTGAGAAAGCAAAAGAGCCTTTGTTATCGATGATGCAAAAAGAAAAGTACAAAGATATTCATGTTGAAATAGATGAAGCACTTCAGAAGCTCTACAATAAAAAGTCTCCACAAGGTTCTTTAAAATTGAAAAAGAACTACTGGAAGAAAATTAAAATATCGAATACGCTAATTTAA
- a CDS encoding inositol monophosphatase family protein, with translation MSTKIDYLLLEKNIDTIAKKAGRRILKFRKKLDEVGVVSKDAHGIVSAADIDSEKFIVQELKKLYPEIPFLAEEQFYEEYQGKKEFYKKYENLPYLWVIDPLDGTNNFLHGLDYFAVCISLLKNGVPVAGVVHAPLRNETFLASKGNGTKYTSKNVTKTVYQKTGRKELGSCLLSTGFIRSGKKNFEKHIKQFTQLLSEVRAVRRMGSAALDLCYTSINLYDGFWEVGLAPWDMAAPAIICRESGVKVTKIDGSKHSVFVADVLSARNPIHKILVKKLSV, from the coding sequence ATGAGCACTAAGATTGATTATCTGCTTCTTGAAAAAAATATTGATACGATTGCTAAAAAAGCAGGTCGTCGAATTCTAAAATTTAGAAAGAAGCTTGATGAAGTAGGTGTTGTAAGTAAGGATGCGCACGGAATCGTTTCTGCTGCTGATATAGACTCTGAAAAGTTTATTGTTCAAGAATTAAAAAAGCTCTATCCTGAAATTCCTTTTCTTGCGGAAGAACAATTTTATGAGGAATACCAAGGCAAGAAAGAGTTTTATAAAAAATACGAAAATCTTCCATATCTTTGGGTAATCGATCCTCTCGATGGAACGAATAACTTTCTTCATGGACTTGATTATTTTGCAGTTTGTATCTCTTTATTAAAAAATGGGGTACCTGTTGCAGGAGTTGTTCACGCACCACTTCGCAATGAGACATTTCTTGCTTCCAAAGGAAATGGAACAAAATATACAAGTAAAAATGTGACGAAAACTGTTTATCAAAAAACTGGACGAAAAGAGTTGGGTTCCTGTCTACTTTCTACTGGATTTATTCGCTCTGGAAAAAAGAATTTTGAAAAACATATTAAACAATTTACTCAATTACTTTCTGAAGTTCGAGCGGTAAGAAGAATGGGCTCTGCAGCCCTTGATCTCTGTTATACTTCAATAAATCTCTATGACGGTTTTTGGGAAGTTGGTCTTGCTCCTTGGGATATGGCCGCTCCAGCCATTATTTGTCGTGAATCAGGTGTGAAAGTGACAAAAATTGATGGATCGAAACACTCGGTTTTCGTGGCCGATGTACTTTCGGCAAGAAATCCAATTCACAAGATTCTCGTTAAAAAACTAAGCGTGTAG
- the panB gene encoding 3-methyl-2-oxobutanoate hydroxymethyltransferase — translation MEKTAKKKILDTRKIRKAKFATTKSSLQMLTCYDFQTAQMLNTTDIDLLLIGDSAGNVVLGKDTTVEVTLEEMIMLGSAVKRGAPEKFTVVDMPFGSYSTFDEAIKNATKLFKETKCESIKLEGAFDYQLEIIKRLTQSGIPVMGHIGLTPQSVHELGGYYTHGKNKEDQEKLMAEAIKLEKAGCFAIVLECVQEDISSKITKTLSIPTIGIGAGRGTDGQVLVINDLLKMGPNTPPKFCTPIADLFQLKRDLITEYINDQRESDNAQLSHH, via the coding sequence TTGGAAAAAACAGCTAAAAAGAAAATTCTTGATACAAGAAAAATTAGAAAGGCAAAGTTTGCGACAACAAAGTCTTCCTTGCAAATGCTTACTTGTTACGATTTTCAAACTGCACAGATGTTAAATACAACAGATATCGATCTACTTCTCATTGGAGATAGTGCGGGAAACGTTGTTCTAGGAAAAGATACCACTGTAGAAGTAACACTTGAAGAAATGATAATGCTAGGCTCAGCAGTTAAAAGAGGAGCACCAGAAAAGTTTACTGTTGTTGATATGCCATTTGGAAGTTATTCAACTTTTGATGAAGCGATCAAGAATGCAACAAAGTTATTCAAAGAAACAAAGTGCGAATCAATAAAGCTTGAAGGAGCTTTTGACTACCAATTAGAAATTATCAAACGCCTAACTCAATCAGGGATACCAGTTATGGGCCATATCGGTTTAACTCCCCAATCTGTACACGAGCTAGGTGGCTACTATACTCATGGCAAAAATAAAGAAGACCAAGAAAAGCTCATGGCCGAGGCGATTAAACTTGAAAAAGCTGGATGTTTTGCAATTGTTCTTGAATGCGTACAAGAAGATATTTCTTCTAAGATCACCAAAACTCTTTCCATCCCAACAATTGGTATTGGGGCTGGCCGCGGAACAGATGGTCAAGTGTTAGTAATCAACGACCTTCTAAAGATGGGACCTAATACACCTCCTAAATTCTGCACGCCTATTGCAGATTTATTCCAACTTAAAAGAGACTTGATTACTGAATATATTAACGATCAAAGAGAAAGCGATAATGCACAATTATCACATCATTGA
- a CDS encoding flavin reductase family protein: protein MSRDIAKAVGHIPSGLFVVTTNNNGQKDGYLASWVQQVSFSPLMVAVAIKEDRVCYGPIKEGQTFTINIVGKHDMNYLKYFWSGYGPEDNPFSEIAHRDGDHGGVILEGAKSAIECKMVSMQKPGDHTIVFAEVIASYVNDEAAEVKTHIRKSGLDY from the coding sequence ATGAGTAGAGATATTGCAAAAGCAGTGGGGCATATCCCGTCTGGTCTATTTGTTGTTACGACAAATAATAATGGTCAAAAAGACGGCTACCTTGCAAGTTGGGTACAGCAAGTTTCTTTTTCTCCACTAATGGTAGCTGTAGCCATTAAGGAAGATCGTGTTTGCTACGGTCCAATTAAGGAAGGCCAGACTTTCACAATCAATATCGTCGGAAAGCATGACATGAACTACTTGAAGTACTTTTGGAGTGGTTATGGACCTGAAGATAATCCATTTTCTGAAATCGCGCATCGAGATGGAGATCATGGGGGAGTTATTCTTGAGGGAGCAAAATCGGCCATTGAGTGTAAGATGGTTTCGATGCAAAAGCCTGGAGATCACACCATCGTATTTGCGGAGGTAATCGCAAGTTATGTTAATGATGAAGCAGCCGAGGTCAAGACTCATATTAGGAAATCAGGACTCGATTATTAA
- a CDS encoding SIS domain-containing protein, with the protein MNALEQMKRVLELEANSITRVMNLLDEVNCNLLVDLYKKIRATNNQIVFCGVGKSGLIAQKLSSTFASLGLRSIFLHPTEALHGDLGRIGSDDAIAFLSKSGNTEEILKLLPFISNSKDNLIAMVGNTKNEIAQKCGIVLDCSVEKEACLNNLAPTTSSTVALAMGDAMAVLYESVVNLSKEGFAKNHPGGLLGKSLVMKVRDLMWDKAQCPTLDGDKTLRDAIFEMTKNPAGACAILNAKGELEGLLVEGDIRRNLAKSDQAINFKLKDIMTKSPVVTTADSLAYSALEVMETKERQIYVLPVLDNGIFVGFLRMHDLLKEGFSK; encoded by the coding sequence ATGAATGCATTAGAACAAATGAAAAGAGTTTTAGAGCTAGAAGCAAACTCTATTACTAGAGTCATGAATCTCTTGGATGAAGTGAATTGTAATCTACTTGTTGATTTATATAAAAAAATTAGAGCAACCAATAATCAAATCGTTTTTTGTGGAGTAGGAAAGTCGGGTTTAATTGCTCAAAAACTTTCTTCAACTTTTGCTTCGTTAGGTCTGAGATCAATCTTCTTGCATCCTACAGAAGCTCTTCACGGAGATCTTGGAAGAATTGGAAGTGATGATGCTATTGCTTTTCTTTCAAAGTCTGGAAATACAGAAGAGATTTTAAAACTTCTCCCTTTTATAAGTAATTCAAAAGACAATCTTATTGCGATGGTAGGTAATACAAAAAATGAAATCGCACAAAAATGTGGGATCGTTCTTGATTGTTCAGTTGAAAAGGAAGCTTGCTTAAATAACCTTGCCCCAACAACGAGCTCAACTGTAGCACTAGCTATGGGAGATGCAATGGCCGTTCTTTATGAAAGTGTTGTTAATCTTTCAAAAGAAGGTTTTGCAAAAAATCATCCAGGAGGACTTCTTGGCAAGTCACTTGTGATGAAAGTCAGAGACCTTATGTGGGATAAGGCGCAATGTCCTACACTTGATGGAGACAAAACATTAAGGGACGCAATTTTTGAGATGACAAAGAATCCAGCTGGGGCTTGCGCTATTTTAAATGCAAAAGGTGAACTAGAGGGGCTGCTGGTTGAAGGTGATATTAGAAGAAACCTAGCTAAGAGTGATCAGGCTATCAACTTTAAATTAAAAGATATTATGACAAAGAGTCCTGTTGTAACGACTGCAGATAGTCTTGCCTACAGTGCTCTTGAAGTGATGGAGACTAAGGAGCGACAAATATATGTGCTCCCAGTTCTTGATAATGGAATTTTTGTTGGTTTTCTTAGAATGCACGATCTTTTAAAAGAGGGATTTTCGAAGTAA